The Candidatus Nanopelagicus abundans genome includes a region encoding these proteins:
- the rpsP gene encoding 30S ribosomal protein S16: MSVKIKLMRLGKIRTPHFRIVIADSRSARNSKAIEEIGRYSPASEPSLIEVNSERVQYWLGVGAQPTEAVTALLKITGDYQKANGLPGTEGTLKPQPVRIDKRVAYEAAVKEAMAEPADGATTLKKKAVERLAAKSAPVVEEAPAEAVKQEAAVVEEAPAEAVTQEAPVAEVAPVAEEAPAEATAEETPQA; this comes from the coding sequence GTGTCAGTAAAGATTAAGTTAATGCGTCTTGGCAAGATCCGTACACCACATTTCCGTATTGTGATTGCAGATTCTCGTTCTGCTCGAAATTCAAAAGCAATTGAGGAAATTGGTCGTTACTCACCAGCCTCTGAGCCATCATTAATTGAGGTTAACTCAGAGCGTGTGCAATATTGGCTAGGAGTTGGTGCACAACCAACTGAGGCAGTAACTGCATTACTAAAAATTACTGGCGACTATCAAAAAGCAAATGGTTTACCAGGAACTGAGGGCACATTAAAGCCACAGCCAGTACGTATTGATAAGCGAGTTGCTTATGAAGCAGCAGTAAAAGAAGCAATGGCTGAACCAGCAGATGGTGCAACAACATTAAAAAAGAAAGCAGTCGAACGCTTAGCTGCTAAGAGTGCACCAGTTGTAGAGGAAGCACCTGCTGAAGCTGTTAAACAAGAAGCTGCGGTTGTTGAAGAAGCACCTGCTGAGGCTGTCACGCAAGAAGCACCAGTTGCAGAGGTAGCACCAGTTGCAGAAGAAGCACCTGCTGAAGCCACTGCAGAAGAAACCCCACAAGCTTAA
- the ffh gene encoding signal recognition particle protein: MFQALGQRFSSIFSGLRGKVSESDLKSFTAQIKDALLESDVALSVAESFSDRVYKKSQDRSNEINKSTNPAQKIFEIVNSELTQILGGSARRIRFAKTPPTVILLIGLQGAGKTTLAGKLANYLKVDGNTPLLVAADLQRPNAVTQLQVVGESVKVPVFAPEPGNGIGDAVDVARESIKFAKDKLHNFVIIDTAGRTGIDEQLMQQINDLKSAVKPDETFFVVDAMIGQDAVVTANAFLAGVGFDAVVLTKLDGDARGGAALSIVEVTGKPIIFASTGEKINDFDLFYPERMASRILGMGDVASLAESAKRAMPEAASKKLEDKFIKGEDFTFEDFLSQLEAMKNMGSMSKLMGLLPGAAGMKKQIDNFDESELVRTRAIIESMTPLERRNPKVLNGSRRARIARGSGRAISEINSLVERFSQAQKMMKQMRGGNMPAGMAAPMAGMSGTLKPKVGNQNLKKKSRSGNPAKRAIEEGI; the protein is encoded by the coding sequence ATGTTCCAAGCGCTAGGTCAGAGATTTAGTTCAATATTCTCTGGCCTGCGCGGGAAAGTATCTGAATCAGATTTAAAGAGCTTTACCGCACAGATTAAAGATGCCTTACTTGAATCAGATGTTGCACTCTCTGTTGCCGAATCTTTTTCTGATCGAGTTTATAAAAAATCACAGGATCGGTCTAATGAGATAAATAAAAGCACAAACCCTGCACAAAAAATCTTTGAAATTGTTAATAGCGAACTTACCCAGATTCTAGGTGGTTCAGCCCGGCGGATTCGTTTTGCAAAGACGCCACCAACTGTCATTTTGTTAATCGGTCTCCAAGGAGCCGGTAAGACGACCCTTGCTGGAAAGTTAGCTAATTACTTAAAAGTTGATGGCAATACACCACTTCTAGTTGCAGCTGATCTACAACGACCAAATGCTGTTACCCAATTACAAGTTGTTGGTGAGTCGGTAAAAGTCCCAGTTTTTGCTCCTGAACCAGGAAATGGTATCGGAGACGCAGTTGATGTTGCCAGAGAATCAATAAAGTTTGCAAAAGATAAATTACATAATTTTGTCATTATTGATACCGCGGGTAGAACTGGTATTGATGAGCAATTAATGCAGCAGATTAATGATCTTAAAAGCGCAGTTAAACCAGATGAAACCTTTTTTGTAGTCGATGCCATGATTGGTCAGGATGCAGTAGTTACTGCAAATGCTTTCTTAGCTGGTGTTGGCTTTGATGCAGTTGTTCTTACCAAATTAGATGGTGATGCTAGAGGAGGTGCTGCGCTATCTATTGTTGAGGTGACTGGTAAGCCAATTATTTTTGCATCCACTGGTGAGAAAATAAATGATTTTGACCTGTTTTATCCAGAACGAATGGCGTCTCGAATTCTTGGTATGGGAGATGTTGCATCCCTTGCTGAAAGTGCTAAGCGGGCAATGCCAGAGGCTGCCTCTAAAAAGCTTGAAGATAAATTTATAAAAGGTGAAGATTTCACGTTTGAGGATTTTCTATCACAATTAGAGGCGATGAAAAATATGGGAAGTATGAGTAAGTTAATGGGCTTATTACCCGGCGCTGCTGGAATGAAAAAGCAAATAGATAACTTTGATGAATCAGAACTAGTAAGAACTAGAGCCATTATTGAATCAATGACACCACTTGAGAGAAGGAACCCAAAGGTATTAAATGGATCTAGGCGTGCACGAATTGCCCGCGGTAGCGGCAGGGCTATTTCTGAAATAAATTCACTAGTTGAACGTTTTTCTCAAGCTCAAAAAATGATGAAGCAAATGCGAGGTGGCAATATGCCAGCTGGCATGGCAGCACCTATGGCTGGTATGAGTGGGACCTTAAAACCAAAAGTAGGTAATCAAAATCTTAAGAAAAAATCCCGATCAGGTAACCCTGCAAAGCGGGCAATTGAAGAGGGAATATAG
- a CDS encoding P-II family nitrogen regulator: protein MKLITAIIKPQKLDEVKEALVGAGITGMTVSEAKGFGRQLGLTEVYRGAQYKVDLIPKIRLEVLVSSKIADKAIKVITDAARTGSIGDGKVWSTSVESVIRVRTGESGDEAI from the coding sequence ATGAAACTAATTACAGCAATCATTAAGCCACAAAAATTAGATGAAGTAAAAGAGGCTTTAGTTGGTGCTGGGATAACTGGCATGACAGTCTCTGAAGCAAAGGGATTTGGTAGGCAGTTGGGCTTAACTGAGGTTTATCGCGGTGCTCAATATAAAGTCGATTTAATTCCCAAAATTAGATTAGAAGTATTAGTAAGCAGCAAGATTGCTGATAAGGCGATCAAAGTAATTACCGATGCAGCTCGGACTGGAAGTATTGGTGATGGCAAAGTGTGGTCCACATCAGTTGAATCAGTGATTCGGGTTAGAACCGGTGAGAGCGGGGATGAAGCAATCTAA
- a CDS encoding ammonium transporter, producing MADVVLNTGDTAWVLASTALVLLMTPGLALFYGGMVRAKSVLNMMLMSMITIGIVSVLWVIYGFKLAFGYKDNSQWYGEFSLSGLGSAVNELTNNGGVYPIPLLAFAAFQLMFAIITPALISGAIADRTKFTAWAVFVTFWSTLVYFPVAHWVFAFGNKVGDTVTGAGFLAARGVEDFAGGTAVHINAGAAGLALAIVLGRRIGWRKESMRPHSMPLVLVGAGLLWFGWFGFNAGSALGANGVAALALLNTQVAAAAAALGWLLVEKIRDGHPTSLGVASGVVAGLVAITPACAFVAPWAAVLIGLFAGIFCALAVGLKYLFNFDDSLDVVGVHLIGGLWGCLSIGFFGSSSINSLGLDGLFYGGGATLLGKQAFGAFFVLTYSFIATLIIGFIIDKTIGFRVKAEAEIAGIDYDQHAETGYELTSSSRGGFSS from the coding sequence ATGGCAGATGTAGTACTAAATACCGGAGATACCGCATGGGTATTAGCAAGCACAGCATTGGTGTTATTGATGACACCTGGTCTTGCTCTTTTTTATGGCGGTATGGTCAGAGCAAAAAGTGTTTTAAATATGATGTTAATGTCAATGATAACTATTGGCATCGTAAGTGTCCTATGGGTGATCTATGGATTTAAATTGGCATTTGGGTACAAAGATAACTCACAATGGTATGGCGAATTTTCACTTTCAGGACTTGGAAGTGCGGTCAATGAACTTACAAATAATGGTGGCGTTTATCCGATTCCACTACTAGCATTTGCTGCTTTTCAGTTAATGTTTGCAATTATTACACCAGCTCTTATTTCAGGAGCAATTGCAGATAGAACAAAATTCACAGCATGGGCAGTATTTGTAACATTCTGGTCCACATTGGTTTATTTCCCAGTAGCGCACTGGGTATTTGCCTTCGGTAACAAGGTTGGCGATACAGTAACTGGAGCAGGTTTCTTAGCCGCTCGTGGTGTTGAAGACTTTGCTGGTGGCACTGCAGTTCATATTAATGCAGGCGCAGCTGGTTTAGCCTTGGCAATAGTTTTAGGTAGAAGAATTGGTTGGCGCAAGGAATCAATGCGGCCACATTCAATGCCATTGGTATTAGTTGGCGCTGGCCTACTTTGGTTTGGTTGGTTTGGATTTAATGCCGGATCTGCATTAGGTGCTAATGGTGTAGCTGCTCTTGCATTATTGAATACGCAAGTAGCCGCCGCCGCTGCCGCTCTTGGTTGGCTATTAGTTGAAAAAATTAGAGATGGTCATCCAACATCACTTGGTGTGGCATCCGGTGTGGTTGCTGGTTTAGTTGCAATAACTCCTGCTTGTGCCTTTGTAGCTCCTTGGGCCGCAGTTTTAATTGGGCTATTTGCAGGAATCTTCTGCGCACTGGCAGTAGGTCTTAAATACCTATTTAACTTTGATGATTCTCTAGATGTTGTTGGTGTCCACTTAATCGGTGGGTTATGGGGTTGCTTATCAATTGGTTTCTTTGGAAGCAGCAGCATAAATAGCCTTGGTCTAGATGGACTCTTCTATGGTGGTGGAGCTACCTTGTTAGGTAAGCAAGCCTTTGGTGCTTTCTTTGTTCTGACTTACTCATTCATTGCTACTTTAATTATCGGCTTTATTATCGATAAAACAATTGGCTTTAGGGTTAAAGCAGAGGCAGAGATTGCAGGAATTGATTACGATCAACATGCTGAAACTGGATATGAATTAACATCTAGTTCAAGAGGAGGTTTTAGTTCATGA
- the ftsY gene encoding signal recognition particle-docking protein FtsY: protein MSLFKRLFTALRTGSVSSDEWDQIRSTLIASDLGVKLVDEVIEKVKSAKPDDAVLAITTHVKSWLSNKSRELFIDSDRLNTVLIVGVNGTGKTTSTAKLANRLTKSGSKVLLAAADTFRAAATEQLQTWAGRIPVEIVTGEINSDPASVAFSAATKAKAENFNYLLIDTAGRLHTKQDLMDELGKVIRVISKQSPVDEILLVIDATTGQNGINQAKIFIEAVGVTGFIITKLDGSAKGGIALAIEKQTGLPIKLVGTGEQITDLDDFDSEAYIAGLFE from the coding sequence ATGAGTTTATTTAAGAGATTATTTACCGCACTACGCACTGGATCAGTTTCATCTGATGAGTGGGATCAAATTCGAAGCACGCTAATCGCCTCAGACCTTGGCGTTAAATTAGTTGATGAAGTAATTGAGAAAGTAAAGTCTGCTAAACCAGATGATGCTGTTTTGGCAATAACTACTCATGTTAAGAGCTGGTTAAGTAATAAGAGCAGAGAGCTTTTTATAGATTCAGATCGTCTAAATACTGTGTTAATTGTTGGTGTTAATGGAACTGGTAAGACAACATCTACAGCAAAACTGGCAAATAGATTAACTAAGAGTGGTAGCAAGGTTTTATTAGCAGCAGCTGACACTTTTCGCGCAGCTGCTACTGAACAGCTACAGACTTGGGCGGGGCGGATCCCAGTTGAAATAGTTACAGGTGAGATTAATAGTGATCCAGCCTCTGTTGCATTTTCAGCTGCGACTAAAGCAAAGGCTGAAAATTTTAACTACTTATTAATTGATACAGCAGGCCGACTTCATACTAAACAAGATTTAATGGATGAATTAGGCAAGGTAATACGAGTGATTAGTAAGCAATCACCAGTAGATGAAATTTTATTAGTTATTGATGCCACAACTGGGCAAAATGGAATTAATCAGGCAAAGATATTTATTGAAGCAGTTGGAGTTACTGGTTTTATTATTACTAAATTAGACGGGTCAGCCAAGGGGGGTATTGCATTGGCGATTGAGAAGCAGACTGGTCTGCCCATTAAGCTTGTAGGCACTGGTGAGCAAATCACAGACCTAGATGACTTTGACTCAGAGGCGTATATCGCCGGCCTATTTGAATAA
- a CDS encoding chromosome segregation SMC family protein: MYLKSMNLKGFKSFASSTILNFEQGITCVVGPNGSGKSNVVDALSWVLGEQGAKSLRGGKMEDVIFAGTSGRAPLGRAEVSVTIDNADGVLPIDFSEVTITRVLFRNGSSEYLLNGETTRLLDIQELLSDSGIGREMHVIVGQGQLDAILLANPEERRAFIEEAAGVLKHRKRKEKAIRKLDSMQTNLARIQDLTVELRRQLKPLGKQAEVARKATIIQSDVRDAKLRLLADDLIRMRSEMAEEVADETVLRDRKEQVERELNTARDREIELDAIAASENPQLISAQENFYRLTAQREQIRGIQNLSSERSRFLAEEAEEAKATGRDPKALEEEAQLLRKEEATITAQVKISQEQLNVDSNSLKAIEGQLALEENRVSASLRALADQREGTARQEGHINGLRSRIDATTGEINRLTTVRDLVQDKLKVHRESFGVIETQISSLTASEPGLDAIFEKLKVEVKASEANLKTFTEKLQSVEKLRAGSLGRLTAFKEIDELVKSTGNSGLIEKISSLTATCESELVKVSADCDRVKFELSTAQEVLNKVNQDFEIALSKLNESDAAMTGLAEQLAVAGQNVKNSGEELDRLSSALTAATEQRTSDERDLAAAIAQFESHQSPVEPDLTHLEDLRSQVSDARSKEVEARLNLRTIEERKDAIEQRARALENQARAERDAASKSISRREIRAQAAVTAQQIADAAYEALIQIESSILRAGSERERLEASRSAREGEILSLRTSSRELATELERLTSSVHKDEIARAEHRMRIEQIENKAIEELGIDVQTLANEYGPNNDVPTFYENEQGEFVPGDLIPYRRDQQEKRLAQAERSLTLLGKINPLALEEYSSLEERLRYLAEQLEDLKKTKKDLLDIVKEVDDRVQQIFTQAYEDTAREFEIVFSRLFPGGDGKLILTNPSDMLTSGVDVEARPPGKRVKRLSLLSGGERSLVAVALLIAIFKARPSPFYVMDEVEAALDDTNLGRLLGVFEELREKSQLIIITHQKRTMEIADSLYGVTMRGDGVSEVISQRIREVDSVS; this comes from the coding sequence ATGTATCTAAAGAGTATGAACCTCAAGGGGTTCAAGTCTTTTGCCTCTTCTACCATCCTAAATTTTGAGCAGGGCATCACTTGTGTAGTCGGTCCGAATGGATCAGGTAAATCAAATGTAGTTGACGCTTTATCTTGGGTATTAGGTGAGCAGGGTGCTAAATCTTTACGCGGTGGAAAAATGGAAGATGTTATTTTTGCTGGTACATCCGGAAGAGCGCCATTAGGCCGAGCTGAAGTTTCAGTAACAATAGATAATGCAGATGGTGTTTTACCAATTGATTTTTCTGAAGTAACGATTACTCGTGTTTTATTTAGAAATGGTTCATCTGAATATCTATTAAATGGTGAGACAACAAGATTATTAGACATTCAAGAGCTTCTTAGTGATAGCGGCATTGGGCGAGAGATGCATGTGATTGTTGGACAAGGCCAACTAGATGCGATCTTGCTTGCAAATCCAGAGGAGCGACGAGCATTTATTGAAGAAGCTGCTGGTGTTCTTAAGCATAGAAAGCGTAAAGAGAAGGCAATTCGAAAATTAGATTCAATGCAGACAAATCTTGCAAGAATTCAAGATTTAACTGTGGAGCTTCGCCGGCAATTAAAACCACTTGGCAAACAAGCTGAGGTAGCCAGGAAAGCAACAATCATTCAATCAGATGTGCGTGATGCAAAATTACGCTTACTAGCTGATGATCTAATTCGTATGCGTTCAGAGATGGCCGAGGAAGTTGCCGATGAAACCGTACTTCGTGATCGCAAAGAGCAAGTTGAGCGAGAATTAAATACTGCAAGAGATCGAGAGATTGAATTAGATGCGATTGCTGCAAGTGAAAATCCACAATTAATTTCTGCTCAAGAAAATTTCTATCGACTTACTGCACAGCGGGAGCAAATTAGAGGTATACAAAATTTATCATCTGAGCGTTCAAGGTTTTTAGCTGAAGAAGCAGAGGAGGCAAAGGCGACTGGGCGCGATCCAAAAGCGTTAGAAGAAGAGGCGCAGCTGCTGCGCAAGGAAGAAGCAACAATCACAGCGCAGGTAAAAATTTCTCAAGAACAATTAAATGTTGATTCAAATTCACTTAAAGCAATTGAAGGTCAATTAGCACTAGAAGAAAATAGAGTTTCTGCATCTCTTAGAGCTTTAGCTGATCAACGTGAGGGCACAGCTAGACAAGAAGGACATATCAATGGATTGCGCTCCCGAATTGATGCAACAACTGGTGAAATAAATCGTTTAACAACAGTTCGAGACTTGGTGCAGGATAAGTTAAAAGTGCACCGAGAAAGTTTTGGAGTAATTGAAACTCAGATCTCATCTCTTACCGCGTCAGAACCAGGGCTAGATGCTATTTTTGAAAAATTAAAAGTTGAAGTAAAAGCATCTGAGGCAAATTTAAAAACCTTTACTGAAAAACTTCAGTCAGTTGAAAAACTAAGAGCAGGCTCACTTGGAAGATTAACTGCCTTTAAAGAGATAGATGAGCTAGTAAAAAGTACGGGCAATAGTGGATTAATTGAGAAAATTTCATCATTAACTGCAACCTGTGAATCAGAGCTCGTTAAAGTTTCAGCCGATTGTGATCGAGTTAAGTTTGAATTAAGTACTGCCCAAGAGGTATTAAATAAGGTTAATCAAGACTTTGAGATCGCATTATCAAAGTTAAATGAGTCAGATGCAGCTATGACCGGGCTTGCTGAACAACTAGCAGTTGCTGGGCAAAATGTTAAAAACTCAGGCGAGGAGTTGGATCGATTATCTTCTGCACTTACTGCAGCAACTGAGCAGCGCACATCAGATGAGCGAGATTTAGCAGCTGCAATTGCGCAATTTGAATCACATCAATCCCCTGTGGAGCCAGATTTAACTCATTTAGAAGATTTACGTTCACAAGTCTCTGATGCTAGATCTAAAGAGGTTGAAGCGAGATTAAACTTAAGAACAATTGAGGAGCGCAAGGATGCAATTGAACAAAGAGCTAGAGCATTAGAAAATCAAGCAAGAGCTGAACGCGATGCTGCTTCAAAATCTATTTCACGTCGAGAAATTCGTGCACAAGCAGCAGTAACTGCACAACAAATTGCAGATGCTGCTTATGAAGCTTTAATTCAAATTGAATCATCAATTTTACGTGCTGGTTCTGAGCGAGAGCGTTTAGAAGCATCACGTTCTGCCAGAGAGGGTGAAATACTAAGTTTGCGTACAAGCAGTAGAGAGTTAGCAACTGAATTAGAAAGATTGACTTCAAGTGTTCATAAAGATGAAATTGCAAGGGCAGAGCATCGAATGCGAATTGAACAGATAGAAAATAAAGCGATTGAGGAGCTAGGAATAGATGTTCAGACTCTTGCTAATGAGTATGGTCCAAATAATGACGTTCCAACATTTTATGAAAATGAACAGGGTGAATTTGTACCTGGTGACCTGATTCCTTATCGTAGAGACCAACAAGAAAAGCGATTAGCTCAAGCTGAGCGATCTCTTACATTACTTGGAAAAATTAATCCCCTTGCACTTGAGGAGTATTCATCACTTGAAGAAAGATTGCGTTATCTAGCTGAACAACTTGAAGATCTAAAGAAAACTAAGAAGGACTTGCTAGATATTGTTAAAGAAGTTGATGATCGAGTTCAGCAGATATTCACGCAGGCATATGAAGATACTGCTAGAGAATTTGAAATTGTCTTTTCTCGATTATTCCCAGGTGGAGATGGAAAGTTAATACTTACTAACCCATCAGATATGTTGACCTCTGGAGTTGATGTTGAAGCAAGGCCACCAGGAAAACGGGTAAAGCGCCTTTCTCTTCTATCAGGTGGAGAACGATCATTAGTTGCAGTGGCATTATTAATTGCAATTTTCAAAGCACGACCTTCACCATTTTATGTAATGGATGAGGTTGAAGCTGCATTAGATGATACAAACCTAGGAAGGCTACTTGGTGTCTTTGAAGAGCTAAGAGAGAAATCACAGTTAATTATTATTACTCACCAAAAGCGCACCATGGAGATTGCTGATTCTTTATATGGCGTCACAATGCGAGGTGATGGTGTTAGTGAGGTAATTTCGCAGCGCATTCGTGAAGTTGATTCTGTATCTTAA
- the mutM gene encoding bifunctional DNA-formamidopyrimidine glycosylase/DNA-(apurinic or apyrimidinic site) lyase encodes MPELPEVETVRAGLEKYVLNRRISSAHSYHLRAIKPSSISPLAAVVGAKIRAVKRRGKFLWFELDREFTLVAHLGMSGQLLISSKQLPDQSHLRARIELQKAAGLAGKKSASDEIRFIDQRTFGWLSIEQMHDQVPTSVAHIAYDPFEADFNLKEVITNISSRKSAIKPAILNQEIISGIGNIYADEALWRAKIHPEIICEDLSEDEIKKLINSAKAVMKSAIKAGGTSFDQQYKNVNGASGYFSRSLSVYGRAGQPCSRCSTLIRRIAFANRSSHFCPRCQR; translated from the coding sequence ATGCCAGAGCTACCTGAAGTTGAAACTGTCCGTGCAGGCCTTGAGAAGTATGTGCTAAATAGGCGAATATCATCTGCTCATTCCTATCATTTAAGAGCAATTAAACCCAGTTCTATTTCCCCACTGGCAGCAGTTGTTGGCGCAAAAATTAGGGCAGTTAAAAGACGGGGAAAGTTTTTATGGTTTGAACTTGATCGCGAGTTCACTTTAGTAGCTCATCTAGGTATGAGTGGGCAGTTACTAATTTCCTCTAAGCAATTACCTGATCAGTCACATTTACGCGCCAGAATTGAACTCCAAAAGGCAGCAGGATTAGCAGGCAAAAAGAGTGCTAGTGATGAGATTAGATTTATTGATCAGCGCACATTTGGTTGGCTATCTATAGAACAAATGCATGATCAAGTTCCGACATCAGTTGCCCATATTGCCTATGACCCATTTGAAGCAGATTTTAACTTAAAAGAAGTTATTACAAATATCAGTTCGAGAAAATCTGCTATTAAGCCAGCAATATTAAATCAAGAAATTATTAGTGGAATCGGAAATATCTATGCTGATGAGGCGCTATGGCGAGCAAAAATTCATCCAGAGATTATTTGTGAGGATCTATCTGAAGATGAAATTAAAAAGCTAATCAATAGCGCAAAGGCGGTAATGAAATCTGCAATAAAAGCAGGTGGAACTTCATTTGATCAACAATATAAAAATGTGAATGGGGCGAGTGGCTACTTTTCTAGGTCACTGAGTGTTTACGGCAGGGCTGGGCAGCCATGTTCAAGATGTTCAACTTTGATCCGCCGGATAGCCTTTGCTAATCGTTCCTCCCACTTTTGCCCGCGTTGCCAACGGTAG
- the rnc gene encoding ribonuclease III, with the protein MYSGLTEQLGISVKDKLLELALTHRSFSYEAGGIPTNERLEFLGDSVLGLVVTDELYKKFPDLDESRLSPLRSGVVNMRALAQIARDLKLGEYLRIGKGEEATNGRDKNSILADSLEALVGAIYLEHGYIRSSEVILKWIGSAIDSATAQGAGLDGKTALQELAASINMPSPEYEIVESGPDHDKSFVATVILNNERFPAGSGKSKREAEQAAARIAHEAISNRENKK; encoded by the coding sequence CTGTACTCTGGCCTAACCGAGCAACTCGGAATTTCGGTTAAGGATAAGTTGCTTGAACTTGCATTAACTCACCGATCATTTTCATATGAAGCCGGTGGTATTCCAACAAATGAACGTCTTGAGTTTTTAGGCGATTCTGTTCTTGGCTTAGTAGTAACTGATGAACTATATAAAAAATTTCCAGATTTAGATGAAAGTAGATTAAGTCCACTTCGCTCAGGTGTTGTAAATATGAGGGCGCTCGCACAAATTGCTCGTGATCTTAAATTAGGTGAGTATCTTCGAATTGGTAAAGGTGAAGAGGCCACAAACGGGCGAGATAAGAATTCCATTTTGGCCGATTCACTTGAAGCATTAGTAGGTGCAATTTATCTTGAACATGGATATATAAGAAGTTCAGAAGTTATTTTAAAGTGGATTGGTTCTGCAATCGATTCAGCCACCGCACAAGGGGCAGGTCTTGACGGGAAGACTGCGTTACAAGAACTAGCTGCAAGTATTAATATGCCATCACCTGAATATGAAATAGTTGAATCTGGCCCAGATCATGATAAAAGTTTTGTAGCAACTGTTATTTTAAATAATGAAAGATTTCCAGCTGGGTCAGGAAAAAGTAAGCGAGAGGCTGAGCAAGCAGCCGCAAGAATTGCTCATGAAGCAATTAGTAATAGAGAAAATAAAAAGTAA
- the rpmF gene encoding 50S ribosomal protein L32 has product MPVPKRKMSRARTRSRRSMWKTTPAHLATCEQCQQPKLQHTACPTCGTYNRRQVLEV; this is encoded by the coding sequence ATGCCAGTACCAAAGCGAAAAATGTCGCGAGCACGCACTCGCTCTCGTCGAAGCATGTGGAAGACAACTCCTGCACACCTTGCAACATGTGAGCAATGTCAGCAACCAAAATTACAACACACAGCTTGCCCAACCTGTGGAACTTATAATCGTCGCCAGGTTCTAGAGGTCTGA
- a CDS encoding YceD family protein: MARSIYIFNTHDLPHRAGEMREHELDLKITESVGVDLLSVKPGEIIEVDLRLQSVDEGVLATARVIANATGECTRCLKPISWPIDENFTELYYYEVLANKSAGKRGSKSSKEDDLDLEEDDLSFMIGDDINLEPAIRDAIILNLAVNPLCNEDCPGLEEKQGQNWSYLPVVESESPADQRWAALKDFPLKN; this comes from the coding sequence ATGGCAAGATCAATTTATATCTTTAACACCCATGATCTGCCTCATCGGGCAGGTGAGATGCGAGAGCACGAATTAGATCTTAAAATCACCGAGTCAGTAGGAGTTGACCTGCTATCAGTAAAACCGGGTGAAATCATCGAGGTTGATCTGCGATTGCAATCAGTTGATGAGGGAGTACTAGCTACAGCTCGAGTAATAGCAAATGCAACTGGTGAATGCACTAGGTGTTTAAAGCCAATTAGCTGGCCAATTGATGAAAATTTTACTGAGCTTTATTACTATGAAGTTTTAGCAAATAAATCTGCAGGTAAGCGAGGAAGTAAATCTAGTAAAGAAGATGATCTAGATCTTGAAGAAGATGATTTAAGTTTTATGATTGGTGATGATATTAATTTAGAGCCTGCGATAAGGGATGCGATAATTTTAAATTTAGCAGTAAATCCACTTTGTAATGAGGATTGCCCTGGCCTTGAGGAAAAGCAGGGACAGAATTGGTCATATCTGCCAGTAGTTGAATCTGAATCACCAGCTGATCAAAGATGGGCCGCCTTGAAGGATTTTCCGCTCAAAAATTAA
- a CDS encoding ATP synthase subunit B/B': MDVVENLEAAIAAVEEARSVPLSASCVINRSELLQLLDKIKVSFPNDLARAISIQRDKENILEDAHKQADAIIEQAREEVARLVEQTTIVSSARKEANRILAEANTDGEKSREEIDAYIDSRLATLEVILNKTLDVISKGRDKLDGFETKHALSELKN; encoded by the coding sequence ATGGATGTAGTTGAAAATTTAGAGGCAGCAATTGCAGCTGTTGAAGAGGCACGCTCTGTTCCACTTTCTGCTTCTTGCGTCATAAATAGAAGTGAATTACTTCAACTATTAGATAAAATTAAAGTTTCTTTTCCAAATGATTTAGCCAGAGCTATTTCCATACAACGTGATAAAGAAAATATTTTAGAAGATGCGCACAAGCAAGCAGATGCCATTATTGAGCAAGCAAGAGAGGAAGTTGCTCGTTTAGTTGAGCAAACCACAATTGTTAGCAGTGCTCGCAAAGAAGCTAATCGAATTCTAGCTGAGGCAAACACAGATGGAGAGAAGAGTCGAGAAGAAATTGATGCTTATATTGATTCAAGGCTTGCAACTCTTGAAGTGATTTTAAATAAGACTTTAGATGTGATTAGTAAGGGCCGAGATAAGCTAGACGGATTTGAAACTAAGCACGCACTCTCTGAACTAAAAAATTAG